CTGCCGACATAATCCACAACAGCGACAAAGGCAGTTCGAATgatgacgacgacgacgattGGGAACCTGAACCAGTCGAGCCGAATGGCATGCTGTCGGCGGGAATGGGCAAGCTCGTGCTGGACAAGGATCTTGAGAAGAGCGAAGAACAGCGTCTCGACATGCTTCACACATTCTTCTTGAAAGCCAAGGAAGAAGGTAAGAATTCTGAGCATTGATAAAAAGTATTCTCGTTATTTCAGATAGAATTTCTGATGCCAAGGGACAAACTGCTCTACGTGACGAAGCTGAGAGACTTGAGCTGAAGCAAAAAGCATCTCTCCTTCTCGCGAACGTTTTTCTTGATGAGAAAGTAATCACTGACAAACAAATCAGCAAACACCGCAATCTTCTGCTTCGCTTCACGTTGAATGACAAGAAAGCTCAAAGATACCTGTTGGGAGGAGTTGAGCAAGTAATTCACAAACATGAAGCGGAACTTCTGTCTAAATCAGCTCACATCATTAAGTCATTGTATGATGAAGATGTCTGCGAAGAGGATTCGCTTATTTCATGGGGAGAGAAGGTTAGTACCAAATGGAGCTTTGTTTCGAATTAAAGTTTATATTTACAGCCGTCGAGTAAGTATGTCTCCAAATCTTTTGCCAAGAAGATTATTGAGAACTCTCAACCAGTGCTCAACTGGCTGAAAGAAGCGGAAGAAGAAACCGAAGAAGAGTCCGACGATGAGATTGCGGTAAGAAATAtcagatttgttttttttttttcaatggttGGTTTTCAGTTCGGAGGAGACGTCAAGGAGAGTGAATTCCTTCGTCAACAGAAGGAGAAGGCTGCTAGAGAAGCTCAGCAAAAATCAGCCAAGGCTACAAACGGCAATGCTGCTGCTGCATCCGGAGCAAATGATGAAGAGGACTTGGATATTGATGACATTTAATTGTACAgatgcttttttaaaatttacctgGGCTACTTatgttttttgtgtatttcttCCCATATTCGAACCAATTCAACTAATTTCGAAGAAgcctcagtttttttttgctttctccCCCTTTCAATAGTAAGCATCATTTCATTTCTGTCTTCTGTCTTTTCTGTTCCTACGCTGTTTTCCCTTCACCAAATCCAATTCATTTATTCGTAAAGTCATTACTATTTGTTGTTAATCGTAAACATTTGGGAATATTCTTGTTCAATTCAGTCTTATATTACAAAAAcacaatgttcaaaaaaaaagaatcactTCAGATGGGAACCCGTCGAATTCGGCGGTCCGATGGAGAATACACATTGTTTTTTCGGAAAGTTAGCccattttcaaatcatcacCCAGCTGATTTCATTTGCGACGAAGCGATAAATTGTAAAGAGCCGAAAACCTTTTGCTGCTCGGAACAGTACTATATGTACAATAAGGCTTCACTATTGATGGATTCAAAACTGATGGCAGCGATTCTAGAAGCAACTTGTCCGAAAACAATGAAGACAATGTGTTCTAAATGGTCGTTGAAAGGATGGAAGGATTCGGTGTAAGTTTTAAATCAGtttgataataaaatatgtttttcttttacaGATGGGATGAGAACAAAGAAGAAGTGATGAGAATAGGATGCTTGGCAAAATTCCGTGCTTCTCGCCATCTTCGTTATGCTCTTTTTCTCACAACTGGTAGCAAACTAGTCGAATGTAGTCCGTTCGATAAAATATGGGGAATCGGTTAGTTTCCAACGGATCGTCTTATTCTTCCATCGCCCATCACAATGCAATCAGAATCTTCAaactggaaatgttttgaaatcattgaaatCATCTTTGAGCTGATATGGTGACGGAAGAAAAGGACGTCTGAAAATGGCTGAATTATTATAGGAAAAGATATGCAAGCCGCACAATGGGCTCCATTGAGCTCTGGCAAGAATCTGCTGGGAAAGATTTTGGATGGAATCCGAGAGGAATTGTGGGATGATTCAAATTACAAGTTAGCTCTGgaatcagaaaattattattatataaAATTACTATTTCAGAGATGAACGAGAAGAAGTGGAGAAACGAATGGAAACTGAAAGAGATTATCTATTCACTGCTATAGAGCACATGGACTTGATGTACAAagaaagagcaacaaaaagaGTATTGTAAGAATCAGAAAATCTGCGTAATTGTCGACAGAAATAACGTATTCCAGATTGTTCGAGGAAGAATTGTTAACTGATGATAGATCCTACATCACACCAGATATTCAGAGGCTCCTTCCCGACTGGGCTTGGCCGCCGATCCTCGTGAAAAACGAGCCTATTCAACCATCGCTGCCTGTAATAATCGATTTCCCTAGGTACTTGCCTTGATCTTTAATTTATCAGaattaactttcaaattccagATCATCTCCACTTCGAGCAGCTGAAATATCACGTAGGAAGAGCACATCTCATTCGACAAGCTTGAGTAAAAGGCGGTACCTCAGGAGCAGATCGAGAAGTCTGTCCAAAAGCCCGGCTCGAAGACGCTCCAGACATCTTTCCCGAAGTGGATCCCGTACACCAGCTCAACGGCATTCCAGAAGATCCGAAAGTACATCTCGAAGACGTTCCGGACGGCACTCTAGAAGTCGATCTAGAAGCCCACCACGAAAACGTCCGGTACGCCGATCAAGAAGCAGATCCAGGAGCAGGACACCAAACCGAAATTGGACAAGAGCACGGAGCAGAACAAGAAGTCAGGCTAAAAGTAGCAGCACTTTAACCTGGCCACTGAGCCCATCGAGAAGCAGAAGTAACAGTAATGAAAGGAATTTGAAAGAGAAGAAAGaccggaaaaagaaaaaatctgagaagAAACGGAAGCATCATTCTAAATCCAGAAAACACCGTTCTAAAAGATCCGAATCCAGAGAAGAACGTCACAGAAGACGGAAGGAgaagaaaagagagaaaaagaagaaacgaCGTCGGAGAAGTTCCACTACTTCAgattaaactttatttttgaaaactagtcATAACTTTAAaagtcataacttttttaaaagtcatAACACTGGTTTAATATCAAATgtcttttcaaatattctctatttatttattcttcgTAATTAAACTGAGATTAAGTACTGGGTATATCATTAATAAAATTACGATACTTTGCCGAATAAATCAGTTATAATTACAATCTGTCTGCTGGTGAAAATTGTACATGCTATTTTCTTGTTCctcattcttttttcattctctGTAAggttttgttcgttttttggaaaattctgagagtagccggaaaaaaaaaaaaaaaaaactaaataccTACAGTAATGCCAGAGGCATATGCTcaataattatcaaaaattagttttccgcggcgagacccatcccCACAAAAGTATGACTCCCTTGAAAGTCGTAAATGACAATTTCTTGAAACAAGAACATTTGTATATTAACGAAACACAAAATTccgagaatgcgtattgagcagcatatttgccgagcaaaatatctcgtagcgaaaactacattaattcttaaaaacactactgtagcgcttgtgtcgatttacgggctcttTGAATTATCATTGatttatcgatagaatatttaaaaaataaattcatttcgaaattaGAGCccataaatcgacacaaacactacagtagccatttaaagaattactgtagttttcgctatgagatattttgcgcatcaaatatgttgcgcaatacgcattctcagaattgtGTCTTCCGTAATAATAGACAGTGGCTTCGCTAAAAACTAAGAACAAagtaaattaaagtttttttctgttcactTCAAATTTTACACGATCTTGAAGCAAAGTTCAAAAGAGCATGAATCAATTGGAAAGTGTTCAATGCACCCTACAGATATGATTTCGGGGCAGTGTAAACTACAGGGCACagacataaaaatttaaattgttgaaGACTAAAATATAAACATATGAATTCAAGGGTcataataaatgtatttttttaaataatatttattaaatgtATGCATACAATTAAATACAACATAATTATCAAATACAAATATTATAATTGCAACCTGTCGGACAACAACTTTGCTGAGGTGTCGTGTGACAGTCAGAATCCTTGTCACACCAGCTGACCGGCTCAGAGACGATACATCGGAAGTTGAGATGAGTGACTGGTGGACATTGCCGACGCGTTGGAGCACAACACTCACGATATCGAGTCATGTCGATGCAGCGCTGAAACTCAGGAAACTATGTGGAATTTAGGTGGATCACCCAACCAGCTGCCCTTCACCGCACTGATAATTTGGAGTGCAGTACATGTAATGGGCAGAGCATTGCTGCATTTGCATCACAATCAATGAATTTGCAAAGGGCCTGGAGATTGGCTTGGCTGAAAGAGTTGATATTATTTCTATTGATATAATACCCtaaatttacgaaaattaTGCTAAATTAGGATTTTAGTTATAATCCTCG
This is a stretch of genomic DNA from Caenorhabditis elegans chromosome V. It encodes these proteins:
- the C37C3.17 gene encoding WAP domain-containing protein (Partially confirmed by transcript evidence) — translated: MKFLYSSLLLLSILQLVQKTTAYSFPNTHIDWCIYFQRLQIYKPECKFYDDVDIHVEKEIRAKPISRPFANSLIVMQMQQCSAHYMYCTPNYQCGEGQLRCIDMTRYRECCAPTRRQCPPVTHLNFRCIVSEPVSWCDKDSDCHTTPQQSCCPTGCNYNICI
- the C37C3.2 gene encoding Eukaryotic translation initiation factor 5 (Confirmed by transcript evidence), yielding MALNVNRAVADPFYRYKMPKLSAKVEGKGNGIKTVISNMSEIAKALERPPMYPTKYFGCELGAQTNFDAKNERYIVNGEHDANKLQDILDGFIKKFVLCKSCENPETQLFVRKNNIKSKCKACGCSFDIDLKHKLSTFIMKNPPKIDVDFSKAEQKNGKKTSGADAAAAVAADIIHNSDKGSSNDDDDDDWEPEPVEPNGMLSAGMGKLVLDKDLEKSEEQRLDMLHTFFLKAKEEDRISDAKGQTALRDEAERLELKQKASLLLANVFLDEKVITDKQISKHRNLLLRFTLNDKKAQRYLLGGVEQVIHKHEAELLSKSAHIIKSLYDEDVCEEDSLISWGEKPSSKYVSKSFAKKIIENSQPVLNWLKEAEEETEEESDDEIAFGGDVKESEFLRQQKEKAAREAQQKSAKATNGNAAAASGANDEEDLDIDDI
- the C37C3.1 gene encoding NADAR domain-containing protein (Confirmed by transcript evidence), yielding MFKKKESLQMGTRRIRRSDGEYTLFFRKVSPFSNHHPADFICDEAINCKEPKTFCCSEQYYMYNKASLLMDSKLMAAILEATCPKTMKTMCSKWSLKGWKDSVWDENKEEVMRIGCLAKFRASRHLRYALFLTTGSKLVECSPFDKIWGIGKDMQAAQWAPLSSGKNLLGKILDGIREELWDDSNYKDEREEVEKRMETERDYLFTAIEHMDLMYKERATKRVLLFEEELLTDDRSYITPDIQRLLPDWAWPPILVKNEPIQPSLPVIIDFPRSSPLRAAEISRRKSTSHSTSLSKRRYLRSRSRSLSKSPARRRSRHLSRSGSRTPAQRHSRRSESTSRRRSGRHSRSRSRSPPRKRPVRRSRSRSRSRTPNRNWTRARSRTRSQAKSSSTLTWPLSPSRSRSNSNERNLKEKKDRKKKKSEKKRKHHSKSRKHRSKRSESREERHRRRKEKKREKKKKRRRRSSTTSD
- the C37C3.1 gene encoding DUF1768 domain-containing protein (Confirmed by transcript evidence), with translation MQAAQWAPLSSGKNLLGKILDGIREELWDDSNYKDEREEVEKRMETERDYLFTAIEHMDLMYKERATKRVLLFEEELLTDDRSYITPDIQRLLPDWAWPPILVKNEPIQPSLPVIIDFPRSSPLRAAEISRRKSTSHSTSLSKRRYLRSRSRSLSKSPARRRSRHLSRSGSRTPAQRHSRRSESTSRRRSGRHSRSRSRSPPRKRPVRRSRSRSRSRTPNRNWTRARSRTRSQAKSSSTLTWPLSPSRSRSNSNERNLKEKKDRKKKKSEKKRKHHSKSRKHRSKRSESREERHRRRKEKKREKKKKRRRRSSTTSD